The DNA region TGCTATTTAATCCTTTGTGGATTTGGGATTTGAGTTTTCAACTGAGTTTTCTGGCAACTTTGGGATTGTTAGTAACAGCGCCAGTAATAATCCAATGGCTGGACTGGATACCGCCCCTATTCGCTTCTGTAATATCTATCCCAATGGCTGCTTCGTTATGGACTTTACCGTTACAATTATACGCTTTTAAAGTAATTTCTCCCTACAGTCTTCCGGTTAATATAACGACGACAATATTAGTCACAATTATCAGTATTGGTGGATTTATCAGTGCAATAGCAGCATTGATTTGGCCGTTGGCAGGAAGCGCTTTAGCTTGGACGCTGTATTACCCTACTCACTGGTTGATTGCGCTAGTAGAATATTTTTGCCAGTTACCGGGAAATTCTGTAGCAGTTGGAGCTATATCTATATTGCAATTGATAGCGCTTTACGGAATAATTTGTTTAGTTTGGCTTCTACGTTGGTGGCATCGCCGTTGGTGGTTGGCTGCAATTGTGGCGATCGCTCTCGTTGCTATCCCTATTTGGCAAGAGTCCACTACTTTGTTTCAGGTGACTGTGTTGGCGACAGGTAGGGAACCTGTAATGGTGATTCAAGACCGAGGGAAAGTTGCATTAATTAATAGTGGAGATAGTAATGCAGCGCGGTTTGCTGTAATACCTTTTTTGCAACAGGAAGGTATTAATAAAATAGATTGGGCGATCGCTACAACTACCCAGCAGGCAACGAGCAGAGGATGGTCAATAATCCAGGAACGTCTACCTATTGCCAATTTCTACGGTAATACTTCCTCAAAAGTTGACTCTAGCAGTCAACTTTCTTTAAATCCAGTCCAATTCGGTCAGGCAACTTACCAACCTTTGACAAGCGATCGCACTTTGCAGATCGGCTCGACAACAATTAAATTAATTGATGCGGAGTTTCCTATATTGCAATTCCAGATCAAAGAACAAAGCTGGATATTACTGGGAGATATTCAGCCAGATCAGCAAAAACTTTTGGCAAAGAAAAGAGAATTGTCCAAGAATTTGGTGCTTTGGTGGTCTGGACAGCGTTTAACGCCGGAACTGCTGAAAGTACTACAACCAGGAGTTGCGATCGCTTCTTCTAGCGCGATCGATCCGGAAACTGCCACTTACTTGCAAAAAGCGAAAACTCAGGTCTACAATCCCAGCCGTAGTGGGGCCATCCAATTAACTGCCGACGGCCAATTTGAGACAACACTCGAATTAACAGAAGATCGAGCTTCTTTGCTGTGAAGGGCTGGCAAGTTATCGCGAAAAGCGCTATGATATATCATGCGCCTGTTGGAGAGGTGGCAGAGCGGTTGAATGCGGCGCACTCGAAATGCGCTTTGGCGGCAACGTCAACGTGGGTTCAAATCCCACCCTCTCCGTTGAAAAATGCAGAAGAGTGTGGCTGAACGGATGTACCTGGCTAATTAATTGTCATATGTGACAAATTACTCCTTTGCCAATGAAAGAATACCTAAGCTGAGAAGGGCGAAGCATTCTGTGAGAAAGCGGATCTGTAAAGCCATATAGTATTGTCGGAATGCTTCGCCCATACATAATCTTGTGGCCGGAACTGAGTAAGTCGTTGTGCCAAATTGTTGTCATCAAATAAGCGCTAGCAAATTATTTTCATCTAAATCTCTAAGAAAAGTACCAGATTTACGGCTAATTTTTGAGAATGTGGGTGGGTTAAAAAGCTAACGTTGTAAGGCTTTCGGACAAAATTTTTACCCCCTTCTGGTTTATGAAAAAATATTATTATTTTGGTTTTTTTTATTTTAGTAGAGCAGAAAATTTTGGTAAAATAGAAAATTTACAATTTTCTATTACCTGGTCTAGAAATACTCGTACCCTGACCCAAAAAAAATTTGAAACGTTGACTGTAAACAGATTACCGTGTGCGAGTACATCCCTAATTGCTAAATGCCAATCAGAACAGGCGTGTGATACCAATATAGTTGGTAAACAATAAAAACTAGCTGTATTGCCATTAGCGCTTTCTGGAATTCATGAATCGATCGCCCAAAAACACAGTCAATCGCACTAGAGATCCTGTCCCTTCGTGGCTGAAGTCCTCTAAGACTATTGAACCGAGTGTAGAACGTATTCTAACCTGGTTCGAGGTGTTAGGCTATACTGTTTTGTTGCAATCAGATATTGTTTCTGGACGACATCAGGCAATTTTGCGAAGTTATTGCAACGGCATCCTGAGCGATCGCTTTTGTCAAGCAATGCAGCGAATCAACCCGGATGTCTCACCTCAGGAGATAGAAAATCTCCTTTATGAATTAACAGCAAATCGTTCCATACCGATAATGCAACAAAACCGTCAATGGCATCTGCAATTATTGGATGGTATAAAAATCAACTCTTCAGGAACCGATCGCAGTAAACCGATAACCTTGCAATTGTTAGATTTTTCCAATCTCCTGAACAACGATTGGTTAGCGATCTACTCTTTTCCTGTAATTGAAGGAGACTATCAGCATTGCCTGGATCTGGTTGTCTTTATTAATGGATTACCACTAGCAGTATTTCATGGTGTTCATACAGGTGAAAAATCATGGTCACTGCGAGCAGCTTGTTTACAACTTCAAGAGTATCAAGCTCACCTACCCAAATTTTTTTCGTTCAATGAGTTGCTGGTGCTTTCCAATGGAACGCAATCTCGTATTGGTACACTCACCAGCCAATGGAAACAGTTTATTCCCATTCGATCAGTTAACGGAGAAGATATTCCTTTCTCAGGACATGGTGAAATAGAAACCTTAATAGGAGGTATTTTCGATAAGCGTCGTTTTTTTGAAATTATGCAGCATTTTCTTGTATTTCGACAAAGCCGGACAAAGTTAACCAAGAAATTACGTTCTCATTCATTTTGTACAATTAATATTCCCAAGTCAAAGAATTTTACTAGCTTAACCTGCGATGCAGGACGAATTTGTCACTTTTCTAAACATCATTGAGGAGGAAATCAAATGACAACTGTTATCTTTTATGAAAAACCAGGCTGTATCAACAACAAAAAGCAAAAAGCATTGTTGTCAGCGGCAGGACATATCGTTGAAGCTTATAATTTGTTGACTCAATCCTGGACTGTTGAAACACTAAGGCCATTTTTTGGGAATTTGCCAGTTACAGAATGGTTTAATTACACTGCACCTTCAATTAAATCAGGGAAGATTGTTCCCGCGCTATTGGATGCAGAAACTGCCTTAAATTTGATGCTCGAAGACCCTCTATTGATTCGTCGTCCCCTCATACAAGTTGGCGAGCGCCGGGAAGTTGGCTTTGACAGTAATAAAATTGCAGCCTGGATTGGGTTAGAAGCAATAGATAAGTCTTACCAGGTTGTTCGAGATAACTTAATCCAGCAAGATTTACAAACTTGTCCCAACAGCAATCAGCCACATCCTACCCCTTGTAAAGTTGTTGAATAAAATCTCACCAAATTAATCGAGTTTAATACTTTTGAGCGAGTTACTTATGAAAACGTTCATTCTTCCTCCCGACGATCTGGCTCCCATTTGCACATCTGTAGATCGAGACTTACTGTCACAACTTCAGGAAGCTGTGAGCAACCATTTTTATGCAGGTTGCGATCGCATTACGCAAACACTCTTGACTCAATGCCAGTGGTCACTGACAACAAACCAAGACGTGCCAACACTGAAGATTTTCTGTCCTGATGCTGAAACCTACTGGGACATTGTTGGCAATATGGAAAACATCAGCGAATATTTGTCTCGCGTGACCCAAAGCAGCAGAATAGAGGTTATTCCTGGAGACAAGAAAAACATCTACTTTGAAGTCGAAACTGGTGCATAAGCCAGAAATAAGTCAAATCGATTTGTATTGTATTGAGAGGTTCATATCATGGTTACTTCCACAACAAAACTGGTTGGATTCGCTACTCAACTGCGCGATCTAATTGAATATGGAGACTCAGGAGTACGCCGCCAGATCGTTACTAAAGACGAAAAACGCCAAGCAATCTTAGTCTGCTTAAAAGCAGGAACTGTTTTAAACAGCCATACTTCGTCCCATGATGGATTTATTACCGTCATTGAAGGACAAGGAGTTTTCACATTGGAAGGACAAGAAATCGCGCTAGAGCCGGGTGTGTTTGTTGCCATGCCTGCCAACGCGGTTCATTCCGTGAATGCGATCGCTAATTTAGCCTTCTTAAAAATAGTCGATCGCCATGACGATTGTCAGGAACATCCTTAATCTACAAGTGATTATCAAAGCATCGGCGGAAAACTTGGGACTGACAGCAGGGAAACAAGTGTACGCAGTAATCAAGTCATCAGATGTGATGATCGCCGTCGATTAGACCGTTCGATCGCTTTGAACGCAACGAGTAAGTCATCAAATGTCCTGCCAATTGGCCATAATTACAAAGCTTTTAAAACAAGGGTTTCAGCAATTTATATTATGGCTGATTTGGCGGACATCATATCAAACCCGCAAGGAGGAGCCGAAGCCTACATCTGAGACAGTCGAAACCAATGATTTCTAAGTCGATCCCACTGGGGTCAAAGTAAACTATTCATAATGTCTCTGTTGTAGATGTGTGTATGTCAATGCGGAATATGTCGGCGTTTGCTTGGGGTGCTTTGGTCGGAGTTCTTGGTGGGCTAATCGGTTTGGGTGGTGCAGAGTTCCGCTTACCGATTTTACTGAGCGTATTTAACTATCACACCCTACAAGCGATCGTTATTAATCTCATCGTGAGCCTTGTAACAGTAATATTCTCGTTTATTTTTCGGAATCACGTTATTGGTCTTGAGAATGTTGCAGCAAATTGGGTAGCGATCGTCAATATTCTGGCAGGCTCTCTCATCGGTTCTTATGTTGGAGTTCACTATGCAACCCGAATTAACGAACGAGCGTTAAATCGAGTTATCGTAGTTTTTCTAATTTTTATAAGCTTTGTATTGATAGGGCATAATCTCATCTTCAGTTTGGGAAGTTTGCAACTGCCAAGTCTATTGAAAATCAGCATAGCGTTTGCAGCGGGAATTGTGATTGGCATATTCAGCAGTATGCTAGGTGTAGCAGGCGGTGAGTTGATTATTCCAACAATTATTCTGGTATTTGCAGTTGACATTAAATTGGCGGGTAGTTTGAGCCTTGCGATTAGCATTCCCACAATTG from Aerosakkonema funiforme FACHB-1375 includes:
- a CDS encoding ComEC/Rec2 family competence protein, whose amino-acid sequence is MRAATSGVILCLAYILGLLFTAFPPWGGYAVLALGIGAAALVPRLWRKGPKSWLWVAAGVVGLLASLYFQTKVPKPATNDISLQEKALEQVVTVRGKIEDMPRLTRSQRVQFWLNVTQLDEIVGSDRPVEVGKEVTGKLYVTVPLLQGTGLYPGETIAVTGILYKPESATNPGSFDFKAYLAQQGAFAGLKGRQVNLINEQASSQWGWWTIRQRIIRSQTHWLGIPEGPLVSAMVLGSQTVNLYLSPEIRDQFARVGLAHALAASGFQVSLILGIVLALTRRLPLRVQFVSGIASLLFFIGLAGVQAPVLRAVVMGVGALIALVMKRKIRQFSSFLIAATILLLFNPLWIWDLSFQLSFLATLGLLVTAPVIIQWLDWIPPLFASVISIPMAASLWTLPLQLYAFKVISPYSLPVNITTTILVTIISIGGFISAIAALIWPLAGSALAWTLYYPTHWLIALVEYFCQLPGNSVAVGAISILQLIALYGIICLVWLLRWWHRRWWLAAIVAIALVAIPIWQESTTLFQVTVLATGREPVMVIQDRGKVALINSGDSNAARFAVIPFLQQEGINKIDWAIATTTQQATSRGWSIIQERLPIANFYGNTSSKVDSSSQLSLNPVQFGQATYQPLTSDRTLQIGSTTIKLIDAEFPILQFQIKEQSWILLGDIQPDQQKLLAKKRELSKNLVLWWSGQRLTPELLKVLQPGVAIASSSAIDPETATYLQKAKTQVYNPSRSGAIQLTADGQFETTLELTEDRASLL
- a CDS encoding type I restriction endonuclease, whose amino-acid sequence is MNRSPKNTVNRTRDPVPSWLKSSKTIEPSVERILTWFEVLGYTVLLQSDIVSGRHQAILRSYCNGILSDRFCQAMQRINPDVSPQEIENLLYELTANRSIPIMQQNRQWHLQLLDGIKINSSGTDRSKPITLQLLDFSNLLNNDWLAIYSFPVIEGDYQHCLDLVVFINGLPLAVFHGVHTGEKSWSLRAACLQLQEYQAHLPKFFSFNELLVLSNGTQSRIGTLTSQWKQFIPIRSVNGEDIPFSGHGEIETLIGGIFDKRRFFEIMQHFLVFRQSRTKLTKKLRSHSFCTINIPKSKNFTSLTCDAGRICHFSKHH
- a CDS encoding ArsC/Spx/MgsR family protein, whose amino-acid sequence is MTTVIFYEKPGCINNKKQKALLSAAGHIVEAYNLLTQSWTVETLRPFFGNLPVTEWFNYTAPSIKSGKIVPALLDAETALNLMLEDPLLIRRPLIQVGERREVGFDSNKIAAWIGLEAIDKSYQVVRDNLIQQDLQTCPNSNQPHPTPCKVVE
- a CDS encoding cupin domain-containing protein yields the protein MVTSTTKLVGFATQLRDLIEYGDSGVRRQIVTKDEKRQAILVCLKAGTVLNSHTSSHDGFITVIEGQGVFTLEGQEIALEPGVFVAMPANAVHSVNAIANLAFLKIVDRHDDCQEHP
- a CDS encoding sulfite exporter TauE/SafE family protein, which codes for MRNMSAFAWGALVGVLGGLIGLGGAEFRLPILLSVFNYHTLQAIVINLIVSLVTVIFSFIFRNHVIGLENVAANWVAIVNILAGSLIGSYVGVHYATRINERALNRVIVVFLIFISFVLIGHNLIFSLGSLQLPSLLKISIAFAAGIVIGIFSSMLGVAGGELIIPTIILVFAVDIKLAGSLSLAISIPTIVMGLFKYKSQQRLKGVESEQKFIVSMASGSILGAFIGSNLLRYVSSSLLYLILGTILLLSALKLTKHKPAA